A DNA window from Flavisolibacter ginsenosidimutans contains the following coding sequences:
- a CDS encoding RagB/SusD family nutrient uptake outer membrane protein produces the protein MQRYHLYIKSVLLAALVSAAGCKKSFLDETLTTARGTSFFTTDAGIQQLAVGTYYQVFANPCNGEWFYAATNYGTDEFHVGGDPSNAPWNNYDATFNSVNQGSNTNVALANYQWDAIYIGIGDANLLIQNCISSSSTSAAIKNTALGEGYFMRAYSYLRLVSQYGAVPLQLTPITTVQLEFTRASPKEVYAQIISDLTKAMTLLPTSGSPYRITQDAAAHFLAKAYLSRASEINSSWNSDTKAADLAAIVPLCDGVIARHPLAQNFASVFNFTGINSANENLPEVILSAQFTNDVNTNQGNGNTQHLYFVSRYDIQDQMARDLTGDRPFSRLATTYYMYRVYDMVNDSRFWKSFRTKSAINGATPVAPNKQGDVGIMFVINQPGDARYPLSKICKTTSGTALVNDVNGTGRPIPTTYVAYPAGRTTDGALNTDLTTAGQSFPSCSKHMDGSRNALNDVVGHRDFILARSAETYLIAAEAKIRLAQAGTGSYTDALPYINAVRTRAQYAGGESRSAYNDGGNTLQSVSLQTPGVGPSFYPGNSYYESNNIPVTTAASSSLAIGSIAPLPAQDEYIINALGLSNTYDRMLCLVLNERSRELVGEYKRWEDLSRTQTLVKRVQVFNPEGSPNIKAFHSLRPIPQTFLDGIQAGGVNLTAGQKQAMQNPGY, from the coding sequence ATGCAGCGATATCATTTATATATAAAATCAGTTCTTCTTGCAGCCTTGGTATCTGCCGCGGGTTGCAAAAAAAGTTTCCTCGATGAAACGCTTACCACGGCAAGGGGTACCAGCTTTTTTACCACTGATGCAGGCATTCAGCAATTGGCCGTAGGTACCTATTACCAGGTTTTTGCGAACCCGTGTAACGGTGAATGGTTTTACGCGGCTACCAATTATGGAACCGATGAATTTCATGTGGGCGGTGACCCTTCCAACGCGCCCTGGAATAATTACGACGCTACGTTTAATTCAGTAAACCAGGGAAGCAATACCAACGTTGCGCTGGCTAACTATCAGTGGGATGCCATTTACATAGGTATTGGTGATGCGAACCTGTTAATTCAAAATTGTATCAGCAGTAGTTCTACCTCTGCCGCTATAAAAAATACGGCATTGGGAGAAGGTTATTTTATGCGTGCATACAGCTATTTACGATTGGTGAGCCAGTATGGTGCAGTGCCGTTGCAGCTTACGCCAATTACGACAGTGCAATTGGAATTTACCAGGGCCTCACCAAAAGAAGTTTATGCACAGATTATTTCTGACTTAACGAAAGCAATGACCTTATTGCCCACTTCCGGCAGCCCATACCGTATTACACAGGATGCTGCCGCACACTTTTTAGCAAAAGCCTACTTGTCAAGAGCAAGCGAGATTAACAGTTCATGGAATTCCGATACCAAAGCTGCCGACCTTGCGGCTATCGTTCCGCTGTGCGATGGAGTGATTGCACGCCATCCTTTGGCCCAAAATTTTGCCAGTGTGTTTAACTTTACCGGCATCAATTCTGCAAACGAAAATTTACCGGAAGTCATTCTCTCGGCCCAGTTCACCAATGATGTAAACACCAACCAGGGAAATGGAAATACGCAGCACTTGTATTTTGTTTCACGATATGACATACAGGATCAAATGGCCCGCGATTTAACGGGCGACAGGCCGTTCAGCCGGTTGGCAACAACGTACTACATGTATCGCGTTTATGATATGGTGAACGATTCAAGGTTTTGGAAATCGTTCCGGACAAAAAGTGCAATTAATGGGGCAACCCCGGTAGCGCCAAATAAACAGGGCGATGTGGGTATTATGTTTGTCATCAACCAACCAGGCGATGCGCGGTATCCTCTGTCAAAAATTTGTAAGACAACATCGGGCACGGCGCTGGTGAATGATGTTAACGGCACCGGACGACCTATCCCGACAACCTATGTAGCTTATCCGGCCGGCCGCACAACAGACGGGGCACTGAACACCGATTTAACAACGGCCGGCCAAAGTTTTCCATCATGCAGTAAACACATGGACGGTTCGAGAAACGCATTGAATGATGTTGTTGGACACCGGGATTTTATTTTAGCACGTTCGGCTGAAACCTATCTAATCGCTGCGGAAGCAAAGATTCGATTGGCACAAGCCGGAACGGGCAGTTATACGGATGCCTTGCCTTACATTAATGCGGTAAGAACCCGGGCGCAATATGCCGGCGGAGAAAGCCGCTCGGCGTATAACGACGGAGGCAACACGCTGCAGTCTGTTTCCTTGCAAACACCGGGTGTAGGCCCTTCATTTTATCCCGGAAACTCATATTATGAATCAAACAACATTCCTGTAACTACAGCCGCTTCTTCAAGCCTCGCTATTGGAAGTATTGCTCCGTTGCCTGCGCAGGATGAATACATCATTAATGCCCTGGGTTTATCCAATACGTACGACAGAATGTTGTGCCTGGTACTGAATGAACGTTCACGTGAATTAGTGGGTGAGTATAAACGCTGGGAAGATTTATCAAGAACGCAAACCTTGGTAAAAAGGGTTCAGGTATTTAACCCTGAAGGATCGCCGAATATTAAAGCTTTCCACTCGTTGCGCCCTATACCACAAACGTTCCTTGACGGCATCCAGGCCGGCGGGGTAAACTTAACGGCTGGCCAAAAGCAGGCTATGCAAAACCCTGGCTACTGA
- a CDS encoding glycoside hydrolase family 88/105 protein, which translates to MKQTQRLFSLFLFLSSSFCLLAQKANDVTAPLHAMQPDYVVPYGVPATEKVKATLDRVLNYLDATTPVGFTNRKTGTTFASVSNPDTNVVFKQGDFRLTSYEWGVTYAGMTRVGEVTGDDRYFNYTKERMNFLATAYPSFKKLYEQYPKPANPLRQPVAPHALDDVGAMCAAMIREYRRGNEQSLRPMIDDYIKYVSTKEYRLSDGTLARNRPQKNTLWLDDLFMSVPALAQMGKLTGDAKYYNDAVKQVLQFSKRMFNKELGIYMHGWVEEMPVHPEFHWARANGWALMAMTELLDVLPENFGGRTEVLTQLKAHASGLAKYQSGQGFWHQLLDKNDSYLETSATAIYTYCIAKAVNKGWLDAKAFAPMCLLAWNAVSTKVNDKGQVEGTCVGTGMAFDPAFYYYRPVNVYAAHGYGPVLLAGAEVINLLKTHTFEMNDSSVQVK; encoded by the coding sequence ATGAAACAAACGCAACGCCTTTTCTCCCTTTTTCTTTTTCTCTCTTCCTCCTTTTGTCTCTTGGCACAAAAGGCCAACGACGTTACCGCGCCGCTGCACGCCATGCAACCCGATTACGTTGTGCCTTATGGCGTGCCGGCAACCGAAAAAGTTAAGGCAACACTTGATCGTGTGCTGAATTATTTAGACGCAACTACGCCGGTGGGCTTCACCAACCGCAAAACGGGTACAACGTTCGCATCGGTCAGCAATCCCGATACCAACGTTGTTTTTAAGCAAGGCGATTTTCGGTTAACGAGTTACGAATGGGGCGTTACCTATGCGGGCATGACGAGAGTAGGCGAAGTAACCGGCGATGACCGCTACTTCAATTACACAAAAGAACGAATGAATTTTTTGGCGACTGCTTACCCCTCCTTTAAAAAATTATACGAGCAATATCCGAAGCCTGCAAACCCTTTGCGGCAGCCTGTTGCCCCTCATGCGCTTGATGACGTTGGCGCCATGTGTGCGGCCATGATTAGAGAATACCGCCGCGGCAACGAGCAAAGCCTGCGGCCAATGATTGATGATTACATCAAGTACGTTTCAACAAAAGAATACCGCTTGAGCGATGGCACGCTGGCAAGAAACCGACCGCAAAAAAATACGCTATGGTTAGACGATTTGTTCATGAGTGTTCCGGCTTTGGCGCAAATGGGAAAACTTACCGGCGATGCAAAATATTACAACGACGCAGTGAAGCAAGTGCTGCAATTTTCGAAGCGCATGTTCAACAAAGAGCTGGGCATTTACATGCACGGCTGGGTGGAAGAAATGCCGGTGCATCCCGAGTTTCATTGGGCACGTGCCAACGGTTGGGCGCTGATGGCGATGACTGAATTGCTGGACGTACTGCCTGAAAATTTTGGCGGTCGCACCGAAGTGTTAACGCAACTAAAAGCTCACGCCAGCGGTCTTGCAAAGTATCAATCAGGCCAGGGGTTCTGGCATCAATTGCTTGATAAGAACGATTCATATCTTGAAACATCGGCGACAGCAATTTATACGTACTGCATAGCAAAAGCGGTGAACAAAGGCTGGCTTGATGCAAAAGCGTTTGCGCCAATGTGTTTATTGGCGTGGAATGCGGTATCTACGAAAGTAAACGACAAAGGGCAGGTAGAAGGAACCTGCGTTGGTACCGGCATGGCCTTCGATCCGGCGTTTTATTATTACCGCCCGGTAAACGTTTACGCGGCGCACGGTTACGGCCCGGTGTTGTTAGCCGGCGCAGAAGTCATCAACCTGCTCAAGACGCATACCTTTGAAATGAACGACAGTTCCGTACAAGTCAAATAA
- a CDS encoding alpha-L-arabinofuranosidase C-terminal domain-containing protein — protein MKKTFLFLSLFFSLSLFAQKKFTVDASKIVAPVSPTMWGIFFEDINFAADGGLYAEMIKNRSFEFPMPMMGWREIKNGGNGKILIENTGNPTSANTRFAHITVNAANGTYGLSNEGFRGMGFKKGEVYNFSIAAKKISGDVKLRIEAVNFLGQKIGEATIANFAGDWKPYAASFTTTDTAFKGRVNLWFEGNGVVEVDRLSLFPKNTWRNRPNGMRSDLVQLLYDMKPGFIRFPGGCIVEGRDLTNRYQWKATVGPVDARKTLMNRWNVEFKNKLTPDYYQSFGLGFFEYFQLAEDVGAEPLPILNCGMACQYNSGEVVAMNELDPYIQDALDLIEFANGATTTKWGKLRADMGHPAPFNLKYMGIGNEQWDEQYIERYKQFHAVLKQKHPEIKLVSAAGPSPDGKLFDYAWTELRKLNADLIDEHYYANPDWFYQHASRYDNYDRKGPKVFAGEYAAQSKGIARTENQNTWQCALAEAAFMTGLERNADVVKMASYAPLFAHVDAWQWSPDLIWFNNLQSYGTPNYYVQKLFSTNKGTDLLSVLEVNETVKGKDSVYASAVFDKKSGDVIVKFVNASSNAVAIETTIRGAKPSKKEAAVQVLSSTDKYTVNSFEAPQAIAPSTEMAAIKDGAVSLSLKPSSLTVVRIQCK, from the coding sequence ATGAAGAAAACCTTTCTCTTTCTTTCTCTCTTTTTCAGTCTTTCTCTTTTCGCCCAAAAAAAGTTCACCGTTGACGCAAGCAAAATTGTGGCGCCAGTTTCTCCCACCATGTGGGGCATTTTTTTCGAAGACATCAACTTTGCTGCCGACGGCGGATTGTATGCGGAAATGATAAAGAATCGTTCGTTTGAATTTCCGATGCCGATGATGGGCTGGAGAGAAATAAAGAACGGCGGTAACGGTAAAATCTTAATCGAAAATACCGGCAATCCAACGTCTGCAAACACACGGTTTGCGCACATCACTGTCAATGCTGCAAACGGAACCTACGGCTTGTCTAATGAAGGTTTCAGGGGAATGGGATTTAAAAAAGGAGAAGTCTATAATTTTTCAATCGCGGCCAAAAAAATAAGTGGCGATGTAAAGCTTCGCATCGAAGCCGTAAATTTTTTGGGACAGAAAATCGGCGAAGCCACCATCGCAAATTTTGCCGGTGATTGGAAACCCTACGCCGCTTCTTTCACTACAACTGACACGGCATTTAAAGGAAGAGTAAACCTTTGGTTTGAAGGTAATGGCGTTGTTGAAGTTGACAGGCTTTCTTTGTTTCCCAAGAACACCTGGAGGAATCGTCCCAACGGGATGCGCAGCGACCTTGTGCAATTGTTATACGACATGAAACCCGGTTTCATTCGCTTTCCCGGCGGCTGCATTGTTGAAGGCCGCGACCTTACGAACCGTTATCAATGGAAAGCAACCGTTGGTCCTGTTGATGCAAGAAAAACATTGATGAACCGATGGAACGTTGAATTCAAAAACAAACTCACGCCGGATTATTACCAAAGCTTCGGCCTTGGCTTCTTCGAGTACTTTCAACTTGCTGAAGACGTGGGCGCAGAGCCTTTGCCCATCCTCAATTGCGGCATGGCTTGTCAATATAACAGCGGCGAAGTGGTGGCCATGAACGAACTCGATCCTTACATTCAGGACGCATTGGATTTGATTGAATTTGCCAACGGCGCAACGACAACGAAATGGGGAAAGCTTCGTGCTGATATGGGCCATCCCGCGCCGTTCAATTTAAAATACATGGGCATCGGCAACGAGCAGTGGGACGAGCAATACATTGAACGTTACAAACAGTTTCACGCCGTGCTGAAACAAAAGCATCCCGAAATTAAATTGGTTTCTGCCGCAGGTCCTTCGCCCGACGGAAAACTCTTTGATTATGCCTGGACCGAATTGCGAAAACTCAACGCCGATTTAATTGACGAACACTATTACGCCAACCCGGATTGGTTCTACCAACACGCAAGCCGCTACGACAACTATGACCGCAAAGGCCCCAAAGTTTTTGCCGGCGAATACGCGGCGCAAAGCAAAGGCATTGCACGAACGGAGAACCAAAATACCTGGCAATGTGCCTTGGCAGAAGCGGCGTTCATGACGGGTTTGGAGCGCAACGCTGATGTGGTAAAAATGGCGTCATACGCACCGTTGTTTGCACACGTGGATGCGTGGCAGTGGTCGCCGGATTTGATTTGGTTTAACAACCTTCAATCTTACGGTACGCCTAATTATTACGTGCAAAAACTCTTCTCTACAAACAAAGGAACAGACTTGCTTTCCGTTTTAGAGGTTAACGAAACCGTGAAAGGCAAGGACAGCGTTTATGCAAGCGCCGTGTTTGATAAAAAGAGCGGCGACGTGATTGTAAAATTCGTGAACGCTTCTTCCAACGCGGTTGCAATCGAAACAACGATCCGCGGCGCAAAACCTTCCAAAAAAGAAGCCGCCGTGCAAGTACTTTCGTCAACGGATAAATACACCGTAAACAGTTTCGAAGCACCACAAGCTATCGCACCGTCAACTGAAATGGCCGCGATAAAAGACGGCGCTGTATCGCTTTCCTTAAAGCCTTCTTCGTTAACCGTTGTCCGCATCCAGTGTAAATAA
- a CDS encoding rhamnogalacturonan acetylesterase yields the protein MSLTALLLLSFSCVALLYALFTVRRSALSFIAVILCHTYTNAQSYKFDFGLGKIEKGYTQVLPETKYNPQTGYGFEFSSNLVSNTYAGTDALRDDYITSNKPFYFSVKLPEGNYNVKVILGDKEGTSATTIKAECRRLMVEKVETAKGRFTTAEFTVHVKDSIIRSSNSESKVRLKAREYAYLHWDDKLTLEFNNAAPKVCAVEITKVSNIPTMFLAGNSTVVDQAEEPWAAWGQMIPAFFQPNKIVVANYAESGETLKAFKGARRLEKIWSMAKPGDYLFIEFAHNDQKPGGNHLDPFTTYKQTVKEWIAEARKRGVTPVLVTSMNRRTFDSSGHITNSLGDYPEAMRQTGKEENVAVIDLNAMSKILYEAWGPVTSLKAFVHFPANTFPNQKEELKDNTHFTAYGAYELAKCIVNGIKQNVPTLAAYLKKDLPSFNPLHPDDAMTWHLPASAFIGSVKPDGN from the coding sequence ATGTCCTTAACTGCATTGCTACTATTGAGCTTTTCTTGCGTCGCACTCTTGTACGCTTTGTTCACTGTGCGGCGATCTGCCCTTTCTTTTATCGCCGTTATTCTTTGTCACACTTATACAAACGCACAATCCTACAAATTCGACTTCGGCCTTGGCAAAATTGAAAAAGGATACACGCAGGTTTTGCCCGAAACCAAATACAATCCCCAAACGGGTTACGGCTTTGAGTTTTCATCCAACCTTGTTTCAAATACATATGCCGGAACCGACGCCTTGCGCGACGATTACATCACCAGCAACAAGCCCTTTTATTTTTCCGTAAAGCTTCCCGAAGGCAATTACAACGTGAAAGTAATTCTTGGCGATAAGGAAGGAACATCTGCAACCACCATCAAAGCCGAATGCAGAAGACTGATGGTGGAAAAAGTAGAAACGGCCAAAGGCAGGTTTACTACTGCTGAATTTACCGTACACGTGAAGGACAGTATCATTCGTTCATCGAATAGTGAAAGCAAAGTGCGGTTGAAGGCGCGGGAATATGCCTACCTGCATTGGGACGATAAACTCACGTTGGAATTCAACAACGCCGCACCCAAAGTTTGCGCCGTTGAAATCACAAAGGTCAGCAACATTCCAACCATGTTTCTCGCCGGCAATTCAACCGTTGTTGACCAGGCTGAAGAACCCTGGGCCGCATGGGGGCAAATGATTCCGGCTTTCTTTCAGCCGAATAAAATTGTCGTTGCCAATTACGCTGAATCGGGTGAAACATTAAAAGCATTTAAAGGTGCAAGGCGGCTGGAAAAAATCTGGAGCATGGCAAAGCCCGGCGACTATCTTTTTATTGAATTTGCGCACAACGATCAAAAGCCAGGTGGCAATCATCTTGATCCTTTCACTACGTATAAACAAACGGTGAAGGAATGGATTGCCGAAGCCCGCAAGCGAGGCGTGACGCCGGTTTTGGTAACATCCATGAACCGCAGAACTTTTGATTCATCGGGCCACATCACAAACTCTCTTGGTGATTATCCCGAAGCCATGCGCCAAACCGGAAAGGAAGAAAACGTAGCGGTGATTGATTTGAACGCAATGAGCAAAATCTTGTACGAAGCCTGGGGACCTGTTACATCGCTGAAAGCATTCGTGCATTTTCCGGCCAATACGTTTCCAAATCAAAAAGAAGAACTAAAGGACAACACGCATTTTACAGCGTACGGTGCTTACGAATTGGCAAAGTGTATCGTCAACGGCATAAAGCAAAACGTTCCAACGCTTGCAGCTTATCTGAAAAAAGATTTGCCTTCGTTCAATCCTTTACATCCTGATGATGCAATGACGTGGCATTTGCCCGCAAGTGCTTTCATTGGTTCGGTAAAACCCGATGGCAATTAA